From Thalassotalea psychrophila:
GCCAAGTTGTTGTTGACCATGATCAGCAAATGCGAAATATAAGCCTTTACTGTCACTACTCCATTGAATATTAGCAACTGAACGGTCAAGCGTAGGGGTAAGATCTTTACTATTTTTACCATCGATAGACATCACATTTAAATGTAAATTCTGGCTGCTTAATTTTTTATCTTCAAATCCTAAATAAGCGATATGTTTACCGTTTGGGCTAATTAAAGGTCGAGCATCTGGCCCTTGTCGATTGGTAAGTTGGGTGAAGGTGCCGTCTGTAACATTAACTGCATATACATCAGTTTCTCTTGGCCTTAATTGCCAATTATCATGTCTGTCCGCATCAATGATAAGTTGCTTACCATCTTTGCTCCAATTAATAGGTCCGTTGTGGTGGAAATTTCCTGAGCTAATTTGTCTTGGACTACCGCCATCACTTGGTACGATATAAATATGGCTGAATCCAGGTTCAACATAGCCACCGCCATCTTCGCGATAGTTGGTGGTATCTATATAGGTTGCAGTACCCGCCCATTTAGCCCCTTTAGGTTTTTTAGGCATGTCTTTAAATAACGAGCTGCCTTTACTTGGGCTGAACATTGAAAAGGCAATTTGTGTACCATCGGGTGACCATGAAATAGAGCTAGGGGAATTTTGTAAATTAGTCACTCTTGCTGTTTGGCCAGTATCTAACCAACGAACATATAATTGGTTCGAACCATCAAAAGCCGAAGTATATGCTAAGCGCTTGCCATCAGGTGAAAATGTAGGAGAGCGAAAGCTCTCTTTACCTGAAAGCAATGGCCGATGATTACTACCGTCTAAATTTACTTGCCATAAACTACTGCGAGTTTTATCACCCATGATATCCATGGAACGACGTTCATATATTACTGTTTTTTTATTGGGATGAACTTGTGGCGACGCTGCATATTCCAATTCAAATACATCGTTATAATCAACAACATCTGCGGCGCTTACACTAGCTGAAATTACTAAACCAACTAACATTAATAAATTATTTTGCAATGATTTATTACTAAATTTCCATTTCATAACACAACCTTATCATCATTTAAATCAAACACTTAATTATATTAAAAAGCGCTTTTATAAACTTACTTTAGCTTATAGAAAAGCATTAGTACATAAACTACCGTGACATTAGCTTACGCATTAAATATGCTGATGTTAACAAAGCTATACAAAAGAGATTTTAATGAAATTAATCATGCGCAGTGAGTTCGATAATTTACGCTTAAATAATAAACACAGCTTTGAGGTTGATAACAATACCGATAAACAAGTGGTGAAAATTTATTGCGCTGAAATATTAATTGCCAAAAGGATCACGCAAAAAAAATCGATTCGTTATTTTGGCATCAAAGGCTACAAAGATTACCTAACCGAAGAGTAATCATTGTAACCTTTAATATAAATTACTTAGGCGCTTCGTTATCAAATGCTGATTTTCGCAACAGCTCATGAAAATATTGAATACTCATCACATAGTTTTCAATACTGATATGTTCATCGATACCATGTACAATTTTCATTGTTTTTGGGTTAACTCGCATCATCAAAAAACGATAAACAGAATCGGTTAATGGATAAAAATATTTAGAATCTGTACCGCCCATCACTAGATATGGAGCAACCAGAGCATCGTTAGCAAATTCACGTATGGTTTGTGAAATCAATTTATAGCCGAGAGTGTCAGTACTTGATACTTTTGACGGATTATTTGCCATAAATACTTCATAACTGATCCGGTCATCATTAATTACTGATTTCACATACTCCAATACTGTGTCGGTTGTTTCTCCAGGTAAAATTCTAAAGTTAACCACCGCGCTCGCTTTAGTTGGCAGTATATTTGATTTGCTACTGCCTTTAAGCATTGTTACTGCTGTAGTGGTGCGAACACCTGCTGCTGTTCTCTGTTCGCTTAACATTTGGTCAATGATCAATGGTTCAGTTAGCCACTGGTTTGCCATTGCAAAACGTGTTGCTAAGTCAGAATGACTACCAACTGCATCAAAGGTGATATTGGTATACTTTACTGTTGCTGGAAACTTATTTTGTTCAAGCTTTACTATCGCTTGCGCCAAAATCCCTGGACCGGTATTTTCAGGCGGCATCGATGAATGCCCGCCGGGTCTTTCAGCAATTAAGCGAATGTTCATAAAACCTTTCTCAGCAATGCCGATAATTGCAAGTGGTTGCTCAACAATGCTTATCATATCTTCTGTAATCAAGCCGCCTTCATCGAGCACAAACTCAAAGCTTACACCTTGTTGCTGAAA
This genomic window contains:
- a CDS encoding M20 family peptidase produces the protein MKTLLKIIVGITVVIVLVGLYRANTLYVDTQYYPTNETQKVAVDVEKAVATFSKAIQIATVSKDYPAPVTPEPFLAFHQHLIASFPAVHSFASKQVINNYSLVYKFEGTDSSLKPILYMGHMDVVPADQDTLDKWTHAPFSGTIADGKIWGRGAIDDKSTVMALMEAMELTLKQGVPPKRTLYFAFGHDEEIGGSQGAKKVAEYFQQQGVSFEFVLDEGGLITEDMISIVEQPLAIIGIAEKGFMNIRLIAERPGGHSSMPPENTGPGILAQAIVKLEQNKFPATVKYTNITFDAVGSHSDLATRFAMANQWLTEPLIIDQMLSEQRTAAGVRTTTAVTMLKGSSKSNILPTKASAVVNFRILPGETTDTVLEYVKSVINDDRISYEVFMANNPSKVSSTDTLGYKLISQTIREFANDALVAPYLVMGGTDSKYFYPLTDSVYRFLMMRVNPKTMKIVHGIDEHISIENYVMSIQYFHELLRKSAFDNEAPK
- a CDS encoding S9 family peptidase; this encodes MKWKFSNKSLQNNLLMLVGLVISASVSAADVVDYNDVFELEYAASPQVHPNKKTVIYERRSMDIMGDKTRSSLWQVNLDGSNHRPLLSGKESFRSPTFSPDGKRLAYTSAFDGSNQLYVRWLDTGQTARVTNLQNSPSSISWSPDGTQIAFSMFSPSKGSSLFKDMPKKPKGAKWAGTATYIDTTNYREDGGGYVEPGFSHIYIVPSDGGSPRQISSGNFHHNGPINWSKDGKQLIIDADRHDNWQLRPRETDVYAVNVTDGTFTQLTNRQGPDARPLISPNGKHIAYLGFEDKKLSSQNLHLNVMSIDGKNSKDLTPTLDRSVANIQWSSDSKGLYFAFADHGQQQLGYVDLAGKLTKMKTKLGGQSLGRPYTSGDYKVVGDGRVVFTQGNPNRPADLAVVNTKGEVKKLTALNEDIFAHKIMAKVRSLTVISSLDEKSIEAWVALPPNFDPAKKYPLILEIHGGPHAAYGPNFAMEIQLMAAQGYVVVWANPRGSTSYGEDFANLIHHNYPSNDYNDLMDVVDGVIEEGYVDQEQLFVTGGSGGGTLTAWIIGKTNRFKAAVVAKPVINWMSFSLTADGYSYFTQYWMPGMPWDNAGHLWERSPLSLVGNVKTPTMLLTGEFDYRTPMSETEQYYQALQLQKVDSAMVKIKKSGHGIARRPSNLIQKVGNIMAWFEKYRAKEIKYQ